A genome region from Megalobrama amblycephala isolate DHTTF-2021 linkage group LG18, ASM1881202v1, whole genome shotgun sequence includes the following:
- the gpr185a gene encoding G-protein coupled receptor 12 — protein MSNLLQNTSLWNWDVLEGRNTSHAPSWELEPVPVIIINPWDVLLCVTGTLMSCENAVVIALIAYTPTLRAPMFVLIGSLAFADLLAGLGLILNFIVTYIIDSGFVTLLSAGLLITAFSASVLNILAITVDRYLSLYNALTYHTERTVTFTYITLVLLWATSATLGSLPVLGWNCLEDESTCSICRPVNKSNAAALAVSFLLIFALILQLYLQICKIAFRHAQQIAVQRQFMTASHSSSTTKGVSTLTTILGTFAFCWVPLAMYSLVADTRFPVIYTYATALPAICHSIINPMIYAFRNPEILRSLRIACCGCMPYRFTMRPRTPSDV, from the coding sequence ATGAGTAACCTGCTCCAGAACACTTCTCTTTGGAACTGGGATGTACTGGAGGGAAGAAACACGTCGCACGCCCCATCCTGGGAGCTTGAGCCGGTGCCCGTAATAATCATCAACCCATGGGACGTGCTGCTGTGCGTGACGGGCACGCTCATGTCCTGCGAGAACGCAGTGGTGATTGCTCTGATCGCCTACACGCCCACTCTGAGAGCGCCCATGTTCGTCCTCATCGGGAGTCTGGCGTTCGCTGACCTCCTGGCCGGCCTGGGCCTTATCCTCAATTTCATCGTAACTTATATAATCGATTCAGGATTCGTCACGCTGCTGTCGGCGGGGCTCCTCATCACAGCCTTCTCGGCCTCTGTGCTGAACATCCTGGCAATCACCGTGGATCGTTACCTGTCGCTGTACAACGCGTTGACGTACCACACTGAGCGCACGGTGACGTTCACCTACATCACGCTTGTGCTGCTGTGGGCCACCAGTGCCACGCTCGGCTCGCTCCCGGTCCTGGGCTGGAACTGCTTGGAGGACGAGAGCACCTGTAGCATCTGTCGACCAGTGAACAAAAGCAACGCCGCGGCGCTCGCCGTGTCCTTCCTCCTGATATTCGCACTCATTCTGCAGCTGTACCTTCAGATCTGCAAGATCGCTTTCCGACACGCTCAGCAGATCGCAGTTCAGCGTCAATTTATGACTGCCTCGCACTCGTCTTCCACCACGAAAGGGGTCTCCACCCTGACTACCATCCTGGGCACGTTCGCATTCTGTTGGGTCCCCCTCGCCATGTACTCGCTGGTGGCGGACACACGGTTCCCTGTGATCTACACCTATGCCACGGCTCTTCCAGCCATCTGCCACTCCATCATTAACCCCATGATATATGCGTTCAGGAACCCTGAAATTCTCAGATCATTGAGGATTGCGTGTTGTGGGTGCATGCCTTACAGATTCACCATGCGACCAAGGACACCCAGCGATGTGTAG